Proteins encoded within one genomic window of Polypterus senegalus isolate Bchr_013 chromosome 6, ASM1683550v1, whole genome shotgun sequence:
- the hacd2 gene encoding very-long-chain (3R)-3-hydroxyacyl-CoA dehydratase 2 produces the protein MVAPASGAARSAHNDVVPKKRKGPGALATAYLVIYNVVMTAGWLVIAVGLVRAYLAKGSHHGLYYSIEKPLKFFQTGALLEILHCAVGIVPSSVVLTGFQVMSRVFLTWAVTHSVKEVQNEDSILLFVVAWTVTEIIRYSFYTFSLLNHLPYLIKWARYTLFIVLYPMGVAGELLTIHAALPYVQKTGLYSVKLPNKLNFSFDYYTFLTLVMISYIPIFPQLYFHMLRQRKKVLASGEEHKKSH, from the exons ATGGTGGCACCTGCTTCAGGGGCAGCGCGAAGTGCGCACAACGATGTGGTTCCTAAGAAGAGGAAGGGGCCCGGTGCCCTGGCCACGGCCTACCTGGTCATATACAACGTGGTGATGACAGCGGG GTGGCTCGTGATAGCCGTTGGCCTGGTGCGTGCGTATCTGGCAAAAGGAAGCCATCACGGTCTTTATTACTCGATAGAGAAGCCCCTGAAGTTCTTTCAGACTGGAGCTCTGCTGGAG atttTACACTGTGCTGTAG GAATTGTGCCATCATCGGTGGTACTCACAGGGTTTCAGGTGATGTCTCGTGTGTTCCTGACCTGGGCGGTGACACACAGTGTGAAAGAG gtcCAAAATGAAGACAGCATTTTGCTTTTTGTAGTCGCCTGGACAGTAACTGAGATAATCCGCTACTCTTTTTACACATTCAGCCTTCTAAATCATCTTCCTTACCTCATTAAATGGGCCAG GTACactctgttcattgttttgtacCCCATGGGTGTCGCAGGTGAACTGCTCACGATCCACGCAGCTTTGCCGTACGTCCAGAAGACCGGCTTATACTCTGTGAAGCTGCCCAATAAGCTGAACTTCTCCTTCGATTACTACACATTCCTCACCCTGGTCATGATTTCCTACATTCCAA TTTTCCCTCAGTTGTACTTCCACATGTTGAGGCAGAGAAAGAAGGTGCTGGCAAGTGGAGAAGAACACAAGAAATCCCACTAA